In Acinetobacter sp. TGL-Y2, a genomic segment contains:
- the ahpF gene encoding alkyl hydroperoxide reductase subunit F has product MLDQNTSAQLKTLLERLESPIEIVATLNDSDKSKQIKELVEEVAALSALVTARFDGTNSRAPSFGIAKMGEQPRVNFAGLPMGHEFTSLILALLQVSGYAPKVSDEVLAQIKDLNIKADFDVFVSLSCHNCPDVVQALNLIAINNPGTTATMIDGAFFQDEVEERKIMAVPMLFQDGEHIGQGRMTLEEIIAKLDTNSAAKDAEKLNAKEAFDVLVIGGGPAGNTAAIYAARKGIKTGIVAERMGGQVMDTMDIENFTSVQKTQGPKFAAEMEAHVREYGVDIMNLQRVKSIVGADQTTYGNVEITLENGAKLESKTVILSTGARWREMNVPGEQEYKTRGVAYCPHCDGPLFKAKRVAVIGGGNSGVEAAIDLAGIVEHVTLVEFDTKLRADQVLQDKLNSLPNTTVIKNALSTEVVGDGKQVTALKYKDRATDEEHTVELAGIFVQIGLLPNTDFLKESDVELSNRGEIIINDRNETNVKGVFAAGDCTTVPYKQIIIATGEGAKASLSAFDYMIRSGQ; this is encoded by the coding sequence ATGTTAGATCAAAATACTTCCGCACAACTTAAAACACTTCTTGAACGCTTAGAAAGCCCTATCGAAATCGTGGCAACCTTAAATGATTCTGATAAATCAAAGCAAATTAAAGAATTGGTAGAAGAAGTCGCAGCTTTATCTGCATTGGTGACTGCACGTTTCGACGGTACAAATAGCCGCGCACCAAGTTTTGGTATCGCGAAAATGGGTGAACAACCTCGTGTTAATTTCGCAGGTTTACCCATGGGTCATGAGTTCACCTCGTTAATCTTAGCATTGTTACAAGTATCAGGTTATGCACCAAAAGTCTCTGATGAAGTCTTGGCGCAAATTAAAGATTTGAATATAAAAGCTGACTTTGATGTATTTGTATCGTTGAGCTGTCATAACTGCCCAGACGTGGTTCAAGCACTCAACTTGATTGCAATTAACAACCCAGGCACAACAGCAACCATGATTGATGGTGCATTCTTCCAAGATGAAGTTGAAGAACGTAAAATCATGGCCGTTCCGATGTTGTTCCAAGACGGTGAGCATATTGGTCAAGGTCGTATGACTTTGGAAGAAATCATTGCCAAGTTAGATACCAACTCTGCTGCGAAAGACGCTGAGAAATTGAATGCCAAAGAAGCCTTTGATGTATTGGTGATTGGTGGTGGTCCTGCAGGGAATACCGCAGCCATCTATGCTGCTCGTAAAGGCATCAAAACAGGGATCGTAGCTGAGCGCATGGGTGGTCAAGTCATGGATACCATGGACATTGAAAATTTCACTTCAGTGCAAAAAACACAAGGTCCTAAGTTTGCAGCCGAAATGGAAGCACATGTACGTGAGTACGGTGTCGACATCATGAACCTGCAACGTGTGAAATCAATTGTGGGTGCAGACCAAACTACGTATGGCAATGTTGAAATCACTTTGGAAAATGGTGCAAAACTTGAATCGAAAACCGTGATCCTCTCTACAGGTGCACGTTGGAGAGAAATGAATGTACCAGGCGAGCAAGAATACAAAACTCGTGGTGTTGCCTACTGCCCGCATTGTGACGGCCCACTGTTTAAAGCTAAACGTGTTGCGGTGATCGGTGGTGGTAACTCAGGTGTAGAAGCGGCGATTGATCTTGCAGGGATTGTTGAGCATGTAACACTGGTTGAATTTGATACCAAACTTCGTGCTGACCAAGTGCTTCAAGACAAATTGAATAGCTTACCCAACACCACTGTGATCAAAAATGCCTTATCGACAGAAGTGGTGGGTGATGGCAAACAAGTAACTGCTTTGAAATACAAAGACCGTGCAACTGATGAAGAACATACGGTTGAACTTGCAGGGATCTTTGTACAGATTGGTTTGTTGCCCAATACGGATTTCTTGAAAGAATCGGATGTTGAACTGAGTAACCGCGGTGAGATCATCATTAATGATCGTAACGAAACCAATGTCAAAGGAGTATTTGCTGCAGGTGACTGTACCACTGTGCCTTATAAGCAAATCATTATTGCCACAGGTGAAGGCGCAAAAGCATCATTGTCTGCTTTTGATTATATGATCCGTTCGGGGCAGTAA
- a CDS encoding DUF1653 domain-containing protein, whose protein sequence is MSLKKGIYQHYKGQLYQVMNVATHSETEEKLVVYQCLYGDYSIWVRPLTMFTEMITTPDDREVERFKLIQEVL, encoded by the coding sequence ATGAGCTTAAAAAAAGGAATATATCAACATTATAAAGGTCAACTTTATCAAGTGATGAATGTCGCAACGCATAGTGAAACTGAAGAAAAGTTAGTGGTATATCAATGTTTATATGGGGATTATTCGATTTGGGTAAGACCTTTAACCATGTTTACTGAAATGATTACCACACCCGATGATCGAGAAGTGGAGCGCTTTAAACTCATTCAAGAAGTCCTATAA